A section of the Pseudanabaena mucicola str. Chao 1806 genome encodes:
- a CDS encoding transporter substrate-binding protein codes for MNQETKSLNTESNQGTNVIKVGIMHFLSGCLGAREVLVKDATLMAIAEINQSGGVLGKTIEPVVFDLSPHEQNIASQVKYFLDKFRISNLFGVGTSSARKSLIPILEKRHVQLWYPYAYEGLEFSKNVFYTGACPNQVVQPVITWLSQNKGDRIYIIGNDSIYSHTVNKIIRAQVKQQNGLLLREDYVPQNIHEYRENITKIKNTAPDIVINTLTPENSIPFLQQYVNADIKARDIPVLSLRLTEVELHQLTQSLYPSSLAGHLISANYFQVLDNPQNQEFLHKAAVWFNADNGAVPVVNTLMQAAYIQVFLWKSAVEVAQTFDVEIVREAAYDQSLLAPAGKITMEHNHHISTACRIAEVTSTGKLEIVYTIDPIKPMPWLGVEELQSSNASVVTEILAEIPKNIHQTWQMDKDSQELEFMITELLSRGQGKGRNQLAPEITRAAMSKLFKANQRLLKAQSDLLNVEGALREANELLEQRIEQRTIQLQKTIKRLQNEAAERQQAEILLRESQQRFSAIADNVPGVVYRAVLHPNGEVSMPYISPRTQEIFGISVEEFSEHLEWVFDMTHPEDRAQLNEIVYKSAEELSFFEHEYRVSSLFVNVKWVRIISQPHRNENGDIVWDGVIIDISHQKQIEESLRTAEERYRSIFEHAIEGIFQAQPDGCYINANPALAKIHGYESTDALLTGAAFDEYRLFVEPEHYREFLHQIATNGSVVSFETLAYKRDRSIIWILISASANYDDHGNFVSYEGIVQDITERKQSEQALKAEQEKSESLLLNILPKAIVHQLKHGDSTIASRSDNVTILFADIVDFTELATNISPNELVNKLNGIFSSFDRLADQFGLEKIKTIGDAYMVVGGLPTSRPDHAEAIAEMALAMQREIANFNRSDDGSPFRLRIGINTGSVVAGVIGIRKFIYDLWGDAVNLASRMESHGLAGGIQVTETTYELLKHNYSFWHRGKVFIKGRGEMETYMLLESKSQSKSIEHPAEIPAIFLEESHLVTSKFP; via the coding sequence ATGAATCAAGAGACTAAGTCCTTAAATACCGAAAGTAATCAGGGGACTAATGTCATTAAAGTTGGAATTATGCATTTTCTCAGTGGCTGCTTGGGTGCTAGAGAAGTGCTAGTTAAAGATGCGACATTGATGGCGATCGCAGAAATAAATCAATCTGGGGGGGTATTAGGTAAAACAATTGAGCCTGTAGTGTTTGATCTGTCTCCCCATGAGCAAAACATTGCTTCACAGGTAAAATATTTCCTTGACAAGTTCAGAATTAGTAATTTATTTGGGGTTGGTACATCATCAGCGCGTAAAAGTCTGATTCCAATTCTCGAAAAACGGCATGTGCAACTTTGGTATCCCTATGCCTACGAAGGATTAGAGTTTTCTAAAAACGTATTTTATACAGGTGCGTGTCCCAATCAGGTTGTGCAGCCTGTGATTACATGGCTATCTCAAAATAAAGGCGATCGCATCTACATCATTGGTAATGATAGTATTTATTCCCACACAGTTAACAAAATTATTCGCGCTCAAGTAAAGCAACAAAATGGTCTGTTGTTGCGTGAAGACTATGTACCGCAAAATATCCATGAATATCGTGAGAATATCACTAAAATCAAGAATACTGCCCCTGATATTGTTATTAATACGCTGACTCCCGAAAATTCGATCCCCTTTTTACAGCAGTATGTTAATGCCGATATCAAAGCTAGAGATATTCCTGTCTTGTCACTCCGATTGACCGAAGTAGAACTCCATCAACTCACTCAAAGCCTATATCCATCATCATTAGCTGGTCACTTGATTAGTGCCAACTATTTTCAAGTTTTGGATAATCCTCAGAATCAAGAATTTTTACATAAAGCAGCAGTTTGGTTTAATGCAGATAATGGTGCAGTACCTGTAGTCAACACACTGATGCAGGCTGCCTATATTCAGGTGTTTTTGTGGAAGTCGGCAGTCGAAGTGGCGCAAACTTTTGATGTAGAAATTGTAAGGGAAGCGGCTTATGATCAAAGTCTTTTGGCTCCTGCGGGTAAAATTACGATGGAGCATAACCATCACATTTCCACAGCTTGTCGAATTGCTGAGGTAACATCGACAGGAAAATTGGAAATTGTCTATACAATAGACCCCATTAAACCAATGCCTTGGTTAGGAGTTGAAGAACTGCAATCTAGTAACGCCTCTGTGGTGACGGAAATATTGGCAGAAATACCCAAAAATATTCACCAAACTTGGCAAATGGACAAGGATTCCCAAGAACTAGAATTTATGATCACGGAGCTATTAAGTCGAGGTCAAGGTAAAGGAAGAAATCAGCTTGCACCTGAAATCACTCGCGCTGCAATGTCGAAACTATTTAAGGCAAATCAGCGTTTGCTCAAAGCACAGTCGGATCTACTCAATGTTGAAGGTGCTTTGCGGGAAGCCAATGAACTTTTAGAACAACGTATTGAACAACGAACGATCCAGTTACAAAAAACGATCAAGCGACTTCAAAATGAGGCAGCAGAACGGCAACAGGCAGAAATATTATTACGGGAGAGTCAACAACGCTTTTCGGCGATCGCGGACAATGTACCAGGTGTGGTTTATCGAGCCGTGCTACATCCGAATGGTGAAGTCTCAATGCCCTATATCAGTCCTCGCACTCAGGAAATTTTCGGTATATCCGTAGAAGAATTTTCTGAACATTTAGAATGGGTGTTTGACATGACTCATCCAGAGGATCGGGCTCAATTGAATGAGATTGTATATAAATCGGCTGAAGAATTAAGCTTTTTTGAACATGAATATCGGGTTTCTAGCTTATTTGTCAATGTGAAGTGGGTACGCATTATCTCTCAGCCCCATCGCAATGAAAATGGTGACATAGTTTGGGATGGAGTGATTATTGATATTAGTCATCAGAAACAAATTGAGGAATCTCTCCGCACTGCCGAAGAGAGGTATCGCAGTATTTTTGAACATGCGATCGAAGGTATTTTCCAAGCACAGCCCGATGGTTGCTATATCAATGCGAATCCTGCACTAGCGAAGATCCATGGCTATGAATCAACAGATGCGTTACTCACTGGTGCAGCTTTCGATGAATATCGCCTATTTGTGGAGCCTGAGCATTATCGCGAATTTCTGCATCAAATTGCCACCAATGGCTCAGTGGTCAGTTTTGAAACTTTGGCTTACAAACGAGATCGCAGCATAATTTGGATTTTGATTAGTGCTAGTGCCAACTATGACGATCATGGCAATTTTGTTTCTTATGAAGGTATTGTCCAAGATATTACGGAGCGCAAACAATCGGAGCAGGCGCTCAAGGCTGAACAAGAAAAATCAGAAAGTCTCCTATTAAATATTTTGCCTAAAGCGATCGTGCATCAACTTAAGCATGGTGATAGCACAATTGCCTCTAGATCTGATAATGTCACGATTTTATTTGCGGACATAGTGGACTTTACAGAGCTAGCTACTAACATTTCCCCTAATGAACTGGTCAATAAACTCAATGGCATTTTCTCCTCCTTTGATCGACTTGCCGATCAGTTCGGTTTAGAGAAAATTAAAACCATCGGTGATGCCTATATGGTAGTAGGTGGTTTGCCCACATCGCGCCCCGATCATGCCGAAGCGATCGCGGAAATGGCTCTAGCAATGCAAAGAGAAATAGCGAACTTTAACCGTAGTGATGATGGCTCTCCTTTCCGTTTACGCATTGGCATTAATACAGGTTCTGTGGTCGCAGGGGTCATTGGTATACGCAAGTTTATCTATGACCTATGGGGTGATGCTGTCAACCTTGCTAGTCGCATGGAATCCCATGGTTTAGCTGGGGGTATTCAAGTTACAGAGACAACTTACGAATTACTCAAACACAATTATTCTTTTTGGCATCGTGGCAAGGTGTTTATTAAAGGGCGTGGCGAAATGGAAACCTACATGTTGCTAGAGAGCAAATCACAATCTAAATCTATTGAGCATCCTGCGGAAATACCAGCAATATTTTTAGAAGAGTCACATTTAGTTACATCTAAGTTTCCATAA